Part of the Elusimicrobiota bacterium genome is shown below.
GACAAAGAGGTCCCGCGCCCCGGGCGCGAACAACTTCGAAGCGTCCACCCCGTGGGCCAGCAGAACCAGGCCCGTCGCCAGCAACACACCGATCCCCGCTCGGTTCATTGGGTCCTCCCGTTCGTCTCGTTCTCACCGGGTACGACACCCCCCGCCTTGGCGCGGTTACACCCCGGCGTTTTTCACGCGGCGCGCCGTGTAACCCGATCGTTCCGAAACCGTCTAATCCCGGGACCGCCTTCCCGGGGTCGCCGAGGAACACCGAACGCCATTTCCGGAGGACACACATGTTGACCACCGCCCCACCGCCTTACCCACAGCACGAAGTCAAAAACCATCTCAAACCCGGCCCGTTGGACGGATTGTCCATCGCGGCCGTCGACCAGCACTGGACGCTCTACAAAGGGTACGTGACCCACACGAACCGTTTGAACAAGGCCCTCTGGGACGCCGTCGAATCGGGCGCCAACCTCAGCGAGCCCACCCACGCCGAGATCCAACGCCGTTTGGGATTCGAAATGAACGGCGTGGTCCTGCACGAACTTTATTTCGGCGCGATGAAGAAGGGCACCCCGCCCTTCCCCTTGGATTCCGAACTCCGGGACGCCCTGGTGCGGGATTTCGGAAGCGTCGACCGTTGGCGCACCCAGTTCGGTCAGATCGGCGCCATTCGCGGCACCGGGTGGGTCACGCTCTCCATGGACCCCGCCACCGGACG
Proteins encoded:
- a CDS encoding DUF3185 family protein, whose translation is MNRAGIGVLLATGLVLLAHGVDASKLFAPGARDLFVGSPGDRTFWLTIGGLFSFIGGSVGALGRVKA
- a CDS encoding superoxide dismutase, which translates into the protein MLTTAPPPYPQHEVKNHLKPGPLDGLSIAAVDQHWTLYKGYVTHTNRLNKALWDAVESGANLSEPTHAEIQRRLGFEMNGVVLHELYFGAMKKGTPPFPLDSELRDALVRDFGSVDRWRTQFGQIGAIRGTGWVTLSMDPATGRLANFWITQHEIGHVAGWVPLVALDVWEHAFLRDFGSLSEGRASYIESFFRNLDWSVVAGRFAPPKEFPSPS